The Synergistota bacterium nucleotide sequence ACCCATAAGCTCAGCCACATCCGCAAACTTCTCTAAGCTACCAACCATACAGTACTCCATACAAACGGGAAGCAAAATCGCATTGGATATTCCATGAGGAACGCCAAAAATCGCTCCGATTGGCCTTGACATTCCGTGAACTATAGTTACAGAAGAGTTAGAAAAAGCTATACCCGCTTCAAGAGAGCCAAGCATCATCTGAGATCTAGCCTCTATATCATCCGGGACCGACCAAGCTCTTCTTATATATTTTGATATCCTCCGGATAGCAGATCTAGCAAAAGTATCTGTAAAGGGGTGAGCCCTTTTAGATATGTAGGCCTCTATAGCATGCGTGAAAGCATCAAGCCCCGTTGCAGCAGTAGTCTTCGGTGACATAGTTACAGTCAGCTCAGGATCATCTATAGCAAGAGTTGGAATAATTAAAGGACTACCGATAAGCATTTTGAGTTGCTTATCCGGATCTGTTATCACAGTAAACCTTGTAACCTCGCTACCTGTTCCTGCAGTTGTGGGCAAAGCAACAAGGGGGGGAATAGGTTTTTTAACCTTATACATCCCCATGTAGTCCTCAAGCGAACCACCATTGGTAGCGAGTATACCTATTGCCTTAGCGGTATCTATTGTGCTACCACCACCTAAAGCTAATAAGAGATCGCACCTTTCCTCAAGATAGAGCTTTAAACCTGCCTTAACATGGTTAACTACCGGCTCTCCCTCATCCTTAATATAGGAAACCACCTCCACTCCTTCTGACTTAATGCGATCCTTTATAAGATCCACATATCCCTTGTTTTTCACAACGCTTCCAGCGACTAAAAGAGCCCTTTTCCCAAGCTTTTTAACCTCTACGCCAACTAAAGAAGAAGCCTCCAAACCATAGATTATCCCCTCAGGTAGCCTAACATCATAAGCCTTCCAAAACACTATCTCACCCCCCCTAACTATATCTTTTCCTAACAGATCTCATATCATCGATAGCAAAATCAAGCTTAAGGCGCTTAAGCTCGGATTCCCTCGGTATACCGTTTTCATCCCACCCTCTTATAAGATAAGATTCTTTAAGCATGACTTCCAACTCCTCAGGGGTAACTCCAAAACCTTGAGCAGGACCCTTAGGGATCCTCTCATTAAGTATTCTCCAAGGTAAGGTGTCTTCCTCCTTTGCCACCTTCTTCTCCCTTAAGTTAAAACACCTTTCAAGAGTGTAGACCCTGTGAGATATCTCCCTAAGCTCTTCCAAAGATAAACCAAAACCTGTAAGAGAATTCACCAGAGCTAGGTATCTCTCATTCAGAGAGGTCCCAAGTACGTTTTCAGCAAAGTGACATATTATAAGAGAGTCTCCCAAAGTGGTCCAGAGGTTTATCTCATAACACAGCCTCGCCTTACCATCTATCTTCTTCTTATCCTCAAAGGACATGACATATTCAGGGCCAGGCCTTGAGTCATGATGGCTGCCTCCCCTATTAGAAATAGCGTATCCTATAGCCATCACTTTTAATACTCTGGGGGAGTGCCCAGGTAACTCAAGCCCCCTTGCATGTATGGCAAACTTCCAGGCATCTTTACCTATCCTCTCAGCCATCCTCTTCGTACCCTCAGCTAAAAGATCACCAATGCCTTCCCTTTTAGCTATCTTGTCAAGTAAGGCTAACAAGGCCTCTCCATTGCCAAAGGTGGCATCTATACCATCCACATCCCCTTTAGTTAAAATTCCCCTTTCATAACACTCCATCAAGAAAGCCACAGAAACCCCAGCAGAGATCGTATCAAGACCATACTCATCACACTTCCTATCGGCCTCTATTAAGATGCTCGCATCGCTTATCCCACACATAGAGCCTAAGGCATAAATAGATTCATACTCAGGGCCTTCAGAAATAACCTGTGAGTTTCTAAGAGACTTAAACACCTTGCCGCAAGCAACCGGACAGCCAAAGCAAGCCGTGTTCTTTATGAAGTGCTTCTCCCTAAAGGTTTCCCCAGATATGCCTAAAGCACCCTCAAATACCTCGTCCTGAAAGTTTCTTGTGCCAAGACCACCATGAACCTCATTTATCACCTTCACCAAGAAGGGAGTCCCATAAGTCGTATAGTGCGCCAACTTCTTAGTTATAGCTTCAGTGAAGCTCTTTCTAATTTCGTCAAAGGCTCTCCTATCATAAGGTTGAAGCTTCTTACCACCTCTAACCGCAAAAAGCTTTAAGCTCTTCGAGCCCATTACCGCACCTAATCCACCCCTTCCAGCTGCACGAGCTCCGCTACCTAATATACAGGCATACTTCACTAACCTTTCACCAGCAGGACCTATAGCGAAAGTATCAAAATCCTTACCATGCCTCTCTTTAAAAATATCCTGAGCTTCAAGAGCACCCTTACCCCATAACTCAGAAGCAGATAAAAACTCAACCCTGCCATTATCAACCTTCACAGCTAAAGGCTCGCTTGCCTTCCCCTTTATAACTATTACATCGTAACCAGCTAGCTTCATACTCCTCGCAAAGCTCCCACCCATGTTGCTATGCATCCAGCCCAAGGTAAGAGGAGATTTAGAAACAAAAGTAGACCTACCTGAGCCCATAAAGGGCATACCTGAAATAGGACCTGAGGTAACTATAAGAAGATTCTCTGGGGATAAGGGATCCGTCCCTTCAGCCAGATCCTCATACAAGATTTTTGCACCAAAGCCAGGCCCACCTAGATACTCACGGGCAAAGCGTTCCTCTAAGTCCACTTCTTTAGATTCCTTTCTAGTCAAATCAATATATAAAATCTTACCCACATAGCCATACATATACTTAACACCTCCTCGATTTAAATGATATCATATGTTAAATACTTGAAAATAAATTTTGAGGAGGTTAAGCCATGCGCGAGTTAAAGGCTAACTTAATCGGAAAGGTCGCCCTGATAACAGGGGGAAGTAAAGGAATAGGAAAAGCCATAACTATGGCTTTAGCGGAGTGTGGCGCTAAAGTGGCAATCGCCAGTCGAACTTTCGAAGACCTTCAAAAGGTAAAAAGAGAAATCGAAGAAAAAGGGGGCAAATGCTTTACGGTAACCGGCGACGTTAGTAAGGTGTCAGATTGCTATGAAATAGTTGAAAAAACCTATCAACATTACGGCAAACTAGATATCCTGGTAAATAGCGCAGGAATCAACATCCCTAAACCCGCCCTTGAAGTAACGGAAGAAGATTGGGAAAAGGTTTTATCCATAAACTTAAAAGGGACTTTCTTCTGCTCTCAAGCTGCCGCAAAGAAAATGATCCTCCAACGCAAGGGAAAAATCATAAACATTACCTCACAAATGGCATTCGTAGGATTCTATAAAAGAGCAGCATACTGTGCAAGTAAAGGTGGCGTAACCCAACTCACTAAGGTTTTAGCTATCGAGTGGGCTCCATATAACATCAATGTAAACTGCGTAGCACCAACATTTATATACACACCTATGACGAAACCTATGTTCGAAGATAAGGATTTTCATGAGGAGGTCTTAAGAAGGATCCCCATGGGACGCATAGGTAATCCAGAGGATGTTGTAGGAGCAGTGATTTACCTGTCCTCCGAAGACTCTAACCTTGTAACGGGAAGCACAATCCTCGTTGATGGCGGATGGGTTGCATGGTAAAAGCTTGAAAGTCTTTATTTTATTTCTCATTTAAGGTATAACAAAAGCTAGAAAACCTTGACAAACTCTATATAAACTTGTAAGATGATCTTATAGCTTTTAGGAAAGCTGAGACGAGAGGAGGTCTTCTATTATGAAGGTATGGTTATCCAAAGAAGAGATGCCCAAGCGGTGGCTAAACATCTCACCTTATCTCCCCAAGCCATTAGATCCACCTCTTGATCCACAAACGAGAGAGCCTATCTCTCCTGAAAAGCTTTTAGCTATCTTTCCCGAGCCCATCATTGCCCAAGAGGTCTCTTCCGATGAGTGGATCGATATCCCCGAAGAGGTGCTAAAGGTATACACCTTATGGAGACCAACCCCACTTGTGAGAGCAGAGAACTTAGAAAAGTATTTGGGAACGCCCGCAAAGATCTTTTACAAACACGAAGGGGTCTCTCCACCGGGAAGTCACAAACCCAATACCGCTGTGGCGCAGGCTTATTACAATAAGATCTCAGGAGTAAAAAGGCTTACTACTGAAACTGGAGCAGGACAATGGGGGAGCTCTCTAGCCTTTGCTACCCAGTTCTTTGGCTTGGGTTGCGAAGTATATATGGTTAGAGCAAGTTACAAGCAGAAGCCATATCGAAGGGTTCTTATGGAAGTATGGGGAGCTAGCGTTTTCCCATCCCCTTCCGATAGAACCAGGGCAGGAAGATCCTTCTTTGAAAGGGACCCAGAACATCCTGGAAGCCTCGGTATAGCCATAAGTGAAGCTATTGAAAGAGCCTTAGAAGATAAACATACTAAATACTCTCTCGGAAGCGTGCTTAACCATGTGCTTCTTCACCAAACCATCATCGGACTTGAAGCAGAGCTTCAAATGCAGAAAATCGGCCTTTATCCAGACTACGTGGTGGGATGCGTTGGAGGAGGGAGCAACTTCTCCGGGCTTGCCTTTCCATTTTTAAAACACAAGATCACTGGAGACAAACCCCACACAGAATTTTGGGCTGTTGAACCTGAGGCCTGTCCAACACTAACTAAAGGAGAATATCGTTATGATTATGGAGACACAGTGGGCTTAACCCCTCTAATCAAGATGTATACCCTTGGAGCAGACTTCGTACCCCCACCGATACATGCGGGAGGTCTACGCTACCACGGAGATGCGCCGCTACTATGCTCTTTCTACCACCATGGTCTCATTAAGGCCTGTGCTTACTCTCAGAGAGACATATTTTCAGCAGGCGTGCTTTTCACAAAGATAGAGGGCATTTTACCTGCTCCAGAATCAGCTCATGCAGTAAAAAAGGTAATAGACCTCGCTCTTGAATGCAAAGAGAAAAAAGAGGAGAAAGTCATACTTTTTAATCTTTCCGGTCACGGATATTTTGACCTATCCGCTTACGATGCTTATCTAAAGGGAGAGCTTCCATAAAAACGCCTTTCAACGGGCATAAGGCCTTTTCGGGAACTTAACTTCCAAATATCAAAGCTTATAAGATAAGCTCAAACTTAATATAAGAGTTTTTGATATTGACATCATTAAGCTTGAAAAATATAATTAAAACACAAAAGAAATTCTACCATGTATACAAAAGCTATTCTATATCCTCGAATAAGCACCCTACTCTTAATCTCAAGGAGGTGGCGGTAGAAAGATGGAAAGGTTCCTTTCCTCTGTAGACAAAATAAGCGAAGCCGCGTTTAAAGTCACAATGTGGCTAATAATTCCCCTTTTCGGAAGCCTATTTTATGAGGTCATAGCAAGATATGGCTTTAAAGCTCCCACCATATGGTCTTATGACCTAACCTATATGCTCTATGGAATAATGTTTATTCTCTGCTCTCCCTATGTTTTAAGCAGAAATAAACATGTTCGCATAGACCTATTTTACGAAAAGTTTTCTCCAAAAACGAAAAATCTCATCGATGCCATACTATATGTTGTTTTCTTCTTTCCGGCTATCTCTGTACTTTTAATAAAAGGCACGGAGTATGCCATATTCTCATGGAAAATGGGAGAAACAAGCAGTGTAAGCCCTTGGCGTCCTCCCCTATATCCTCTTAAGACTATCTTCGCTATAGCCGTGTTTCTGCTACTGCTTCAAGGCATAGTTCAGTTCATAAGAATAGTTAGGGAGCTAAAGAAGGGAGGAGGAGCTAATGGGTGATACTGGCATACTAGCTATAATGATGTTTCCCTTAATAGCCTTGGGGGTCTTTTTAGGCTTTCCCGTGTTTGCAGTCCTCATGGGAGCAGCCTTGCTTTTGGGCTTTATAGGTTGGGGTCCCCAAGTGATGGACCAGATGGTCTCCTGTGCCTTCTGGGTTTTGATGAATGATGCTTTACCTGCTGTTCCCTTGTTCGTATTCATGGGTAGCATGATGGAAAAATCAAGATTGGCTGATAAAGCGTTTAAACTTATGCAGATCATATTAGGACCTATAAGGGGGTCTTTAGCGCTAGCAACCATAGTCTTATGCACATTGCTTGCAGCTGGAACGGGAATAGTGGGAGCTTCCGTTACAATGATGGGATTACTTGCCTTACCCGTCATGCTAGAACGCAAATATGACATTCCTCTAGCTACAGGAACGATAATAGCGGGAGGAACGTTAGGTATTTTAATACCTCCAAGCATAATGCTTGTACTATACGGCCCGCTGGCAAATCTATCGGTAGCAAGGCTATTTACAGCTGCTATAATGCCTGGTTTACTTCTTTCAGGCCTCTATATAGCTTACATATTTATAAGATGCCTTATAAACCCAAGCTTAGGTCCCGCACTACCACCGGAAGAAAGAAAGGTACCCTTAAAGCAGCTTTTAGCCTTAATATCCTTAGACTTGATCCCATTTCTTTTCACGATATTGGCAGTTTTAGGCTCCATACTTTTCGGCTTAGCATCTCCCACAGAGGCCGCTGGAGTAGGATGCGTAGCCTCCTTAGCCTTAGCAGCGATTCATAAGCAACTTAACCTTAAGAACATCTTAGCTGCAGTTAAAGAAACGGCTATGACATCTTCCTTCATACTCACTATAACCTTGGGAGCTAACATCTTCACAGGGGTATTTTTAGCCTTAGGAGGAGGTACCGTGATAACAAACCTATTGATGAGCTTACCCTTAGGACCCTACGGAATCCTATTTGTTATATTAGCTATAATCTTCATTCTCGGCTTCTTCATAGACTGGATAGCTATACTTCTCATATTCATCCCAATAGTTACACCAATAGTTCCAAAGCTTGGGTTTAACCCCTTATGGTTTGCTACGGTAGTATGCGTATGCTTGCAAACTTCCTTCTTAACTCCTCCCTTTGCTTACTCCATCTTTTACCTCAAAGGGATAGCTCCACCTCAGGTTAAGCTAAATCATATATATAAGGGAGTAGTGCCTTTCGTTATACTACAGCTAATTGGAACAGCCTTATGCGTAAAATATCCTCAGATAGTG carries:
- a CDS encoding iron-containing alcohol dehydrogenase, coding for MFWKAYDVRLPEGIIYGLEASSLVGVEVKKLGKRALLVAGSVVKNKGYVDLIKDRIKSEGVEVVSYIKDEGEPVVNHVKAGLKLYLEERCDLLLALGGGSTIDTAKAIGILATNGGSLEDYMGMYKVKKPIPPLVALPTTAGTGSEVTRFTVITDPDKQLKMLIGSPLIIPTLAIDDPELTVTMSPKTTAATGLDAFTHAIEAYISKRAHPFTDTFARSAIRRISKYIRRAWSVPDDIEARSQMMLGSLEAGIAFSNSSVTIVHGMSRPIGAIFGVPHGISNAILLPVCMEYCMVGSLEKFADVAELMGEDVKGLPIWKAAEKAVEAIRRLCQDLGIPTITGLGIDKEKFIEKIPKMAEDALASGSPANAPRVVTKEDIIELYKKVI
- a CDS encoding aldehyde ferredoxin oxidoreductase family protein, which gives rise to MYGYVGKILYIDLTRKESKEVDLEERFAREYLGGPGFGAKILYEDLAEGTDPLSPENLLIVTSGPISGMPFMGSGRSTFVSKSPLTLGWMHSNMGGSFARSMKLAGYDVIVIKGKASEPLAVKVDNGRVEFLSASELWGKGALEAQDIFKERHGKDFDTFAIGPAGERLVKYACILGSGARAAGRGGLGAVMGSKSLKLFAVRGGKKLQPYDRRAFDEIRKSFTEAITKKLAHYTTYGTPFLVKVINEVHGGLGTRNFQDEVFEGALGISGETFREKHFIKNTACFGCPVACGKVFKSLRNSQVISEGPEYESIYALGSMCGISDASILIEADRKCDEYGLDTISAGVSVAFLMECYERGILTKGDVDGIDATFGNGEALLALLDKIAKREGIGDLLAEGTKRMAERIGKDAWKFAIHARGLELPGHSPRVLKVMAIGYAISNRGGSHHDSRPGPEYVMSFEDKKKIDGKARLCYEINLWTTLGDSLIICHFAENVLGTSLNERYLALVNSLTGFGLSLEELREISHRVYTLERCFNLREKKVAKEEDTLPWRILNERIPKGPAQGFGVTPEELEVMLKESYLIRGWDENGIPRESELKRLKLDFAIDDMRSVRKRYS
- a CDS encoding glucose 1-dehydrogenase, whose amino-acid sequence is MRELKANLIGKVALITGGSKGIGKAITMALAECGAKVAIASRTFEDLQKVKREIEEKGGKCFTVTGDVSKVSDCYEIVEKTYQHYGKLDILVNSAGINIPKPALEVTEEDWEKVLSINLKGTFFCSQAAAKKMILQRKGKIINITSQMAFVGFYKRAAYCASKGGVTQLTKVLAIEWAPYNINVNCVAPTFIYTPMTKPMFEDKDFHEEVLRRIPMGRIGNPEDVVGAVIYLSSEDSNLVTGSTILVDGGWVAW
- a CDS encoding TrpB-like pyridoxal phosphate-dependent enzyme: MKVWLSKEEMPKRWLNISPYLPKPLDPPLDPQTREPISPEKLLAIFPEPIIAQEVSSDEWIDIPEEVLKVYTLWRPTPLVRAENLEKYLGTPAKIFYKHEGVSPPGSHKPNTAVAQAYYNKISGVKRLTTETGAGQWGSSLAFATQFFGLGCEVYMVRASYKQKPYRRVLMEVWGASVFPSPSDRTRAGRSFFERDPEHPGSLGIAISEAIERALEDKHTKYSLGSVLNHVLLHQTIIGLEAELQMQKIGLYPDYVVGCVGGGSNFSGLAFPFLKHKITGDKPHTEFWAVEPEACPTLTKGEYRYDYGDTVGLTPLIKMYTLGADFVPPPIHAGGLRYHGDAPLLCSFYHHGLIKACAYSQRDIFSAGVLFTKIEGILPAPESAHAVKKVIDLALECKEKKEEKVILFNLSGHGYFDLSAYDAYLKGELP
- a CDS encoding TRAP transporter small permease subunit, which codes for MERFLSSVDKISEAAFKVTMWLIIPLFGSLFYEVIARYGFKAPTIWSYDLTYMLYGIMFILCSPYVLSRNKHVRIDLFYEKFSPKTKNLIDAILYVVFFFPAISVLLIKGTEYAIFSWKMGETSSVSPWRPPLYPLKTIFAIAVFLLLLQGIVQFIRIVRELKKGGGANG
- a CDS encoding TRAP transporter large permease subunit, which encodes MGDTGILAIMMFPLIALGVFLGFPVFAVLMGAALLLGFIGWGPQVMDQMVSCAFWVLMNDALPAVPLFVFMGSMMEKSRLADKAFKLMQIILGPIRGSLALATIVLCTLLAAGTGIVGASVTMMGLLALPVMLERKYDIPLATGTIIAGGTLGILIPPSIMLVLYGPLANLSVARLFTAAIMPGLLLSGLYIAYIFIRCLINPSLGPALPPEERKVPLKQLLALISLDLIPFLFTILAVLGSILFGLASPTEAAGVGCVASLALAAIHKQLNLKNILAAVKETAMTSSFILTITLGANIFTGVFLALGGGTVITNLLMSLPLGPYGILFVILAIIFILGFFIDWIAILLIFIPIVTPIVPKLGFNPLWFATVVCVCLQTSFLTPPFAYSIFYLKGIAPPQVKLNHIYKGVVPFVILQLIGTALCVKYPQIVLWLPKLMYGR